DNA from Triticum aestivum cultivar Chinese Spring chromosome 7D, IWGSC CS RefSeq v2.1, whole genome shotgun sequence:
AGAGTCCCTCAGGATCATATCACAATAAACTAGACTGGTCAGGATGCTCCAACTAACAATCTAGAATCCATACTTGATAGGATCAAGAATAAAAAACATGATATCAAGAATAGCATATTGAAAGATCCCAATCATTTTTCTTGATAACTTCTTCAACCTACGTATTTTGCGTATAAATTTGATCAATTATTAATAAAATAAGGAGCAAACATAGGTATCAGATATCAGGAACATAAGCTTACCCGGGAGAAATGCACTCTGTGTTAGTCCGATCACTTAGCTTTTGCTTTCGCACTCCCTACTGATGCCTATTGCATGACTCTCATTCAGTCAAACTAGAAACTGTGTTTACAGCTGGAACGATGAATGTAATCCTACTATTCTTTAAGGAAGGGTAGGGTCGTCTGAGTACGGTACTATGGACATCAGGGCATATTGAATATAGTCATATAATTTGGTGTGCTGACACACCCAGAAAGGTTTCTACCTACGCAAGGAAAATGAAGAAAGCAAGCCAAATACTGAAATGTATTAAGCTATCGATCGGGGGACATAACACTATGAGGGTTGTTAAGGCGGGGCTAGGAGCTTGATATGCTGCCGACTCAGAATCAAATGAGCACAGGGGACCCTAGTCAACATTCATATTTCTACCCACCGGTGGATGATCGGTCACCTTAGTTCCAATTTAGCTACTGTTCATTTTGTTGAACTCCAAGAAGGACCGATTGCTACGTACTCTTGAGAAACAAGATGTTATGACGCCGCTGTGCCCGCGGTCCAATGATCCACCTATGTTTGTGTCGGATCTTATCCATGCTGCAACCAGGCCGTGGAATATGGAGGTGGTCAGAGAACATATGTATGAGATGGACGCCGAAGCAGTAGCGAACATTCCCATCAGTCATGTTGCCCAGCCGGAAAGAATGGAAGAGGATTTTTCGTATCACATTCGTACTGACTTAACAGGATCCGTCTCCCATAGTAATATTATGACAGTCTCTCTTGCCCCTTCGTACTTACTTGAAACAGGAATTTCTTGGTGCTCAACTGCTTATTCTGCTTTTCCTGGTACCGGTATAGATAGATAGAAAGCGCATTCAATCGAGAAAAGGATCAACTGATCCACCTCTTTACTTTTTGGTTTTTATTCGGCTGTTTCAGCATAGGTTGCATTTTAAAACAAAAGAAAAGAGCAAGTTCCCACAGGCGAAGAGCTGCTTCCGAGAAATCTTTTACCCCCTTTACGCCCTTCGGGGCTGCTAACAACGAGCTAATACACAGGAACGGCACGGCTCCTACACCGCTTAACTCCAATAATAGAACCTGGTCCCACATCCCTTGCATTTGATAATGAAACAATCAGAATTTGTTGAATTGAAATATGTTCAATCTCATTTCTTTTACGTGGTTTTGGCAACTATCAATTATCTCTTTCCTCGGCTTCCTACACGGATATAGCCGTAAACGGTATCTAGTAGGCAACCTGGGAACTACATTAGCTTAGGGGGATCGGGTAGCGAGCGCTCTCCTCGGCAAAGCAGACAAGAAGCAATTCCACCATTGGGAACGGCACGCCCCCTTCCCTAGGGCTAGAGGTATTTACACGCTGCATTGAACCTAACGCTAGAGCGAGTACTACGATGAAAATCACTTTTACGAGCGATACCTTTGTCTTTGGTGCTTGAGTTGTCCTCCCAGCGGTGTGGTCCTCGGTTTCGGAAATGACATATTGAACCGGTATCTTTAGCATATAAAAAATCCTTTGTTTGACGGCATCCCTCCTCTAAAGCTGCTTCCTTCCTTTCCGGTTCGTAGTGGTTACGAGCAGAAGTGCAATTCAAAGCGCATTCAATAGTTGTATTAGATAGTTTAGATATAGTGACCCACTAGTTCGAGATGCACTGACCTTGGCCATTGCCTGCTAACTACGGTCATTATATGTCAATTCGGATCGCACACCGGAAGCAAAGATCAGGGGATTGCCAACTTGAATGAATGTAATCCGGTTACGGTGTAGGGGAGATTTATTATTGAGTTGATAACGCACTCCGTTTACTAACATTgagaactatgccatggaatggAATATTCCCATTTCCGATTGTTGAAAACAAATGCGACTTTCAAAAGGCACATCAAATGTATGGACACAACGATTTGCCCACTGATTCATTGATTCATTAGCTGCGCTGCTTTTGTGAGTTCCACTGGCGTGAAACTCCGAAGGGAGAGCCCGGAGGGAGCTTATTCATTCCTTTCGTGGCTTGCCATGGTTATTTCCTTGCCCAGGGCACAGTCTGGTTATCTGTTTTGTGCCTCATCGGGCACCCAAGGGTTTATCTTATGAATGGTGCGATCCGGCATCCTTGAAGCTCGGAACTCCTCTCTGGAATTTTGACCATGAAAATGCCATTTACCCTTAGCAATGAAGAAATCTATTGAACAATCTGTTTCATTGCAATACCTCGCTCTAACAACTCCTATTCCCACGGCATTACCACAAGGATTTCCTGTTTCCCCGATCCACCAGCTACGTTCGCACACTTCCAAATAGTAAATGCTCCCGCGGTTGGAGTTGAGACTTTCTTATCCCTCTTGTTACGACGGATCGAGCATATGATTCTTTTCTTGATATTAACTTGCAGAAGTTTTTGATTGGTCTTTTTCATGTCATGGGATAACCCCCCCGAAAGAAGAGTGCAAAGACCAAGTTCCCATTTCCTCCGTTCATCCACGAGAATCGATATTCGTTCTTTCCACTTTGAATACGTCAATTCTCATCCGTTACTTGAGATTCGATACGTAAGATACGTCATTTCTCATCCGTAACTTCCATCCGATAAGGGCAATAAAGCCAAGGCAAGCTCATATTTGCGTATATAAAGGCTTGGTGTGGAGTTTTGGGGAGAGGGCCTGGGTTTCGGGAGATGAAAAAAGCCTACTTTTACAGCTAAGTGATTAGGACTTGATCGAAAAATATTGCTCTCAAAACATGCATTTATGAGGTAAACTAGAAAAACACTACTTTGGACCCATAGTGATCCGAACTTTTTTCATTGGAAATCGAGTTTCCTTAGGGAAAAAGGACTTGCTAACTTTTGCAGCTATATGAAACGGACTTGCCTACGGCACTTTTGCACCGAAGAAACTAAAAAATAGTCTTTCTCCGCCTAAAAGCAAGGTAGGATTTCTACGAAACAAGTCCGGATAGGTAACTAGGCGGATAGGAAGGATTTCTACGAGCTTCAGTTCATGAATTGAAATATGCATGCATCCCATTCATAAGGAGTAGCTGGCTATCCGTGTGCAACACTCATTTCTTTCTAGGAAGATAAGATCCCGCTCTAAGGCATTGGAGCTGCTGGAATATGATACGAAAATACAGATTGATGTTTCTGCTTCTCCTCTCTCGGGAATAGTTTACCGACCGGGCCACCTGTAAATTCTTTAGTTAAAACAGGCCTCGGGAGTAGTCATCCTAGTATCGAAAATCATCTATTTTGCTTTCCGAAGGTAGACAGCAGCGTTGATTCTCCGATTATACGATGGCAACATGTGTGAAGTCTAGTACCAGATCATATCGGGGATAGCTAGCTCATCAGCAGTTCATTTCTATGTATGGCGAGAAGTCCAACTGTCAAGCATGGCACGATTCCAGAATCATCGCTTGGCTGCTGCTTAGATGAGATGAAACCTGAGCTGACTTCTCTGTTTTAGTACCGGCCAGGCCTGCTTCTTAAGTGAACTCATCCATTCCCTTGTTAGTACAGAAGGAGGCGATATCGTGTCAATTCCCTAAATAAAACCGTCTTTTCCAATGATTTAGGGCCCATACCCCAATAATGATGACGAAGAGGTCTTCCTGCTTCAAAAACAGGGCTTCCTGACCCGATAAAAGAGTGCACATGGAAGTAGTTCCGCTCAATTCTCCAATACGACTTCGGGTGTGACCCCAACCCCACCAAATGGTGATCCTCGAGACCAAAGGGCATTGAACGAGAGAGAAGGAAATCGTCCACAGAGAATCGGAGTATCCGGCCTAGTGATAGTTAGAAAGAGTTGGCCAATACAGAATCTCATGCGCCTCTCATTGATGAACCCCTTTTTCCTTTATCCTCTACTGGTGGCTGATTGATTGAGCGCCGGTCTCACTCATTCTTTATGAGCGGAAGCCATGCACCTATCACCTATAACCGGAGAAGTACTATACGGCACGGCACCTTCGGCGAGGACTCAACTCAACAGAGAATGATTTGACAAACATTGATCCATGCTTGGCCTTAGCCTGAGCTCAACTCTGAAAAAGAAAAGAGGAGAATCTCTCTAGCTTGTGGAATCACTTCCCTGGATGCTTAGATAGCTCGAGAAAGTGCGCCACTTCTCCCTTAGAGCCCATCTATCTAAACGGGTATAAAAACAGAGAAATAGGCTCATTAAGTGAAGTGAGAACAGAACTCGATCTTTGCTAGGCGTGAGAAGAAGATATCGGTCCTTTGGCCATCGGGAGCAGTGGTAAAGAAATCCTTTGAATGGATCAGTGAGTTCCGGCACGATTGCTGGAACGAACGGAATCTACGGGAACGAGATCTTTCTGTTGGCACGATATCTTTCAGGAACTGCGGTAATCCAATCCTTGAGCTAAGGACGAATGCTTGATTTGCAATCTTTCAAGACGATTTTATTGTAGCAGATGTGGAATCCAGATTGGCATAACGGGTTCTACGTGAAGTCAGCCGTTCGTCATCATTTGAGGGTTCGGGTCGGGATCATGGCCATAAATCGCGACTTTTTCCACTAGAGCGAATAGCATTCTTCGAAACAGGCACAGGACACTAGAGCGAATAGCATTCTTCGAAACAGGCACGCACAGGACTTGAAGCAGAATCAGAGAGTGATCCCTTTCCAACAGACTGATCGAATTCCAGTGATACACTACGCCTGGCACTATTCGTCACATTAGTAGTTAAGTTACTCATTTGTTACGAACAAAGAGACGCTAGAGATTCTATGAACTTCAGATCGATGCCATTCACTAATCTCAATCGTCTTTCTATGGATTTCTGGGCCGATGGGCGATAAACCTTAAAAGTAGCTGCTACGGGCTCTGTGGTGCGTCTCAGAGCCCTTCCCCATGGGGGGTTCCCGTTCTGCTAATCTTGCTATCTTCCCCAGGTTTGCTCGTTTCGATTGGAACAAGAAGTCCGTATTGGTATTTCTTGGTATTGGTAGCAGATGTTCAGCGGTAACAAACAGTAGCTGCAAGTAGATCATCTCTCTTTCTTTCGTACAAGTAGATCGTTGGGATGAGATCTGTAGTCTAAGAATCGGTTCATAGGAAAGCACGCCTTGCAGTTGGCATCGGTAGAAGATTTCCGTCTTGTCCCTCGGAGTGGAGCTAGACTCACTTCCTTTGTTCTAGACATTATACGTTACTCACTGAGGAAGAAGGGAGTAAAGTATCTACACTCGTATCGGATCTGGAGATCTGCCCCGGGATGGAAAGGTATCGATCGACCAAGAACTTGTCGAATTTCTTTGACCTCGGAGCCCGTACAAGCTCTTCTTCCACAACCATATGTGACCTCCCCGAGTTTCGAACCCCTCGCCCTCTAAATGTggatctcctcctcctcgttgttgcCGTGGAGAGACCTCACGTCTAGTTGAAATAGATGCAAGTAAAACTTTCTGACAGCTATGTGAGCACGGATCTTTCCATCATAAGAATAGGGCTCTGGCAATAGATCAAAATCACTAGTCCATTCTGATTCGGAAGATAGGGCTGGGCTGGCAGGTTCTAGTTTGTTCGCACAAGAAAGAGAAAGAAGTGCCGGAGGCAGCACTGGACCAAGTAAAGGTGCCGGATACGTCTCAGCTCAGCTTGAAAGGGAATGTGTTTCTGGGGAATCGTACTTTTGATTCTCAGCTAAAGCCCACCCTTGTAAAATAGCATCTACTTATGATCCGCCTAATTTGCAATCTTATGATCCGCCTCACAATATGATAAGAAATAATCCACCCAGGACCAGAAACCAGACAATAGCTTTGTTTCACGACGAATCAAAAAAAGCGGAAAAGCCATGatgtttccactccattttcattacGAAGATGTATTACGTCAGGATCTGTTGCTCAAACTGAATCACGCCAATGTTATGGAAGTTCCTGGATTGTTTGAAATAAGATTAGTACCAAAAGCTGCCTCTGATTTCAGAATCCAATTTGGAAAATTGGCTATGGAGATTTTGTGCGGTCAGAGATTCATACAGACACAAAGGGGCCCCTATTTTCAAGCAGGAAAGTCGTTTCGATCCAATCCATTCTTGGGGTCCGAAAAAGACACTGGATATGTCAGTGACTTTGCACGACAAAGCGTTCTCCGAGGGCATGGAATGTACCATTTTTTGGTCAGAATCTTTACAGTAATGTCTATGTTGGATTCTCCGGTCGAAATACGGGAAAACTCCATCAAATTCTTTATGGAAACGGAGTTTTGCGAATTCTCCCCGGAACTGGAAGATCATTTCGAGATCTTCGAGCATATTCGAGGGTTCAAtgtgactattgtcacttcggccAATACAAAAGATGAGACTTTACTACTGTGGAGCGGCTTTTTGCTAAAAGATGAGGGGGAAACTAAGTAAGATGCCGGAGAAGCGACGAAATATACGAGATCACAAACGTAGATTGCTCGCGGCTAAATATGAATTGAGACGAAAGCTTTCGAATTTTGTAACCCGATCTTCCGTCTGATATGCGGGACAAACATCGTTATAAGTTGTCCAAGTTGCCAAGAAAGAGTTCAATGGCACGAGTAAGAAACCGAGGTATTTTCACGGGTCGCCCTCGTTCCGTAGTTGAGTTCTTTCGCATTTCTCGTATCGTTTTTCGTGGATTAGCATCTCGAGGTTCTTTGATGGGCATAAAGAAATCGTCTTGGTAGCAACCACCAAACCAATAGAACAAAGGTTAGCTCTGCAGCTAGTCCACAAGCAAGGGTTGTAGGTCCATTACCGTCCGGCTCCCGACCGAAACTAACGGAGTCATCCCAACTCTCGGATCGGAGATGCTAACGGGACAGGAATCGAAGTGGGGGACCTCTCTACCGCACCTGTCTCCCCAGACATAGACTACGTAAAGGGTAGTACTCTTGGAAAGAGA
Protein-coding regions in this window:
- the LOC123164668 gene encoding 60S ribosomal protein L5, mitochondrial, which translates into the protein MMFPLHFHYEDVLRQDLLLKLNHANVMEVPGLFEIRLVPKAASDFRIQFGKLAMEILCGQRFIQTQRGPYFQAGKSFRSNPFLGSEKDTGYVSDFARQSVLRGHGMYHFLVRIFTVMSMLDSPVEIRENSIKFFMETEFCEFSPELEDHFEIFEHIRGFNVTIVTSANTKDETLLLWSGFLLKDEGETK